The sequence below is a genomic window from Sceloporus undulatus isolate JIND9_A2432 ecotype Alabama chromosome 5, SceUnd_v1.1, whole genome shotgun sequence.
ACTAATCATCATGGAAATCACATCTGATTCTTTGTATCTAGACTTCTCTCTAGCCAGATGATTGGTGTGACCTTTAGAGGTCTTGGATGTTTAAGCTCTTCCATTTTCCCCCTCATGGCAGGTTGTGACAGCTGATCATATCCAGCTCATAGTTCCTTTGGTGCTGGAACAGAACTTGTGGTCATGCATTCCAGGTGAAGACACCATCAtgaatgtccctggcttctgctTGGTACGTCGGGAAAACCCAGAATACTTTCCTCGTGGTAGTAGTTATTGGGACCGCTGTGTGGTGGGGGGTTACCTCTCACCCAGGGCTGTGTCTGACACCTTTGAGAAAGTAGTTTCAGGCTCCATCAACTGGCCAGCGATTGGGACCCTTCTGGACTATGTGATCCGTCCAGCACCACCTTTGGAATCTCTAATGTTGGAGGTCCAATATGAAAGAGACCGCCGCCTTATAATAGACTTCTTGCCATCTGTGACAATAGGTGACACTTTCTTGGTGGCCAAACCACATCGACTGGCCCAATATGATAATCTATGGCGACTCAGCCTTCGTCCAGCAGAGACAGCTCGCCTACGGGCTTTAGACCAGGCTGATTCTGGCTGCCGTTCCTTGTGCCTCAAGATCCTTAAGGCCATATGCAAGCTGAACCCAGCATTGGGTCATCTTTCTGCTAGCCAGCTTACCAATGTCATACTACACCAGACCCAAGAGGAGACTGACTGGTCACAAGATGTGCTAGCTGACCGTTTTCTTCAGGCACTGAGAGAACTGATTGGTTATTTGGAAGCAGGCATTCTTCTCAGTGCTTTGAATCCCAAGGTGAACTTGTTTTCAGAGCTTACTCCAGAAGAAGTGGATGAGTTGGGCTACACCCTGTATTCCTCCCTTTCAGAACCAGAAGTGCTGCTTCAAACATAACAGTTGCCTTATGTGTGAGAAGATTGTTAGAGCGACCACCCACTACAGGTTCTCTGATACCTCCTGAATGAAATATGCACACCTTGCCCCATTGTTTTGGCAAgtcctcctgtttttcttttgtattatGCAGAGGAGTGGGATTAGATTTCTTGGTGCTATTGGTCCAGTTCCACTACATTCATAGTTGCTGTCTGATAGGGAAATAGGTGTCATGGAACTACTGCCATTCTGTCATATAGTCCTTGCTGGTTTCTCATGTCCCGGCTGCCTATGCCAATGCTATGCACTTCCTTTTCAATCTTCTATACCTTGCTACAGTGTGATCTCTTTAATTCTCACCTTGGAAAGTGTGGAATTGAGCCACTGGCAATTTTTAAAAGGACCTAATTGAGGTGATGTGGTTTTCAAGGGGTTTGTCCCTTGCTGTTTTTGTgttctgtttgtgtgtgcgtgttacTTTTTGTCCCCTTCACACATGATAGCCTAAAATAAGTATTTGAATTGAAGTATTTATAAGAGGGAATGTATTTGTGGGAGCTCTGTGCTTTGATTGTATTTATAACATATGAGAGAAGAGATTTCTAGAAAGAGAGTTTGCACATTGCATAGTTTTTCACCATTATGGACTTAACTTAATTTCAATTTGGGGAGTTTAGTGTATATTATCCAAGGTACATTATTTTGCCATCCTGGCATAATTTATCAAACTTACACACATGTAACACATATGGCTCTCATTACAACCTATATTTCACAAAGAGGTAATAAGTCCTTATATGGTGGAGATAGGGAAAGTAATTTCCTGTTTGTTGCTACTGAGATCTGTTTTCCATGGGTAATTGCCTGAAGAAGTAGAACCTGCTAGTCCTTCCACTAATCAATATTGTGAAGCAGAGCAAGGATGTCTGAAACTAAGGCGCTGTCTCTTTGAATAATTCATGTGTGATTTCTCCAACTCTTGATGAAAATACATTGGGTTAGTGAATCTGACAGAGTGATAGAATATCAGGACTTGATCTTCAGTATATTGGTAAACAGGATTGATGGGTACTATTATGTGCCTTCTGAAAGTTAGCTAAAATTACTAGCTATAGGAAGATAAAGTTATGGGAGAAGGCAATTTCAAAAAAATGCATGTTATACTTAAATCAGGAGAAATCACTTCCTGTTCTTTCTGTCGTTAGCTCATGCAATCTCTCTTTATATATTGTCCCACTCTGAAGATGTTGATACTGCTCTTGGGAGGTGTTCACTTTGATTTCCTGTTTTAAAAGCAAGAAATTAGCATTGACTATAAATGTGTTATCTCTCAGGAGTAAATTTGGTTCTATTACCACAACTATCACCAAAAGAGTAAGAGAGTGTACTATAAGTGATGACACTGTTTAGTAAGCATGACAAGAACTGCTCTGGCAACAAATTTAATTCTGCAGATATTGTTCCTCTGTTTTTATATCTTAAATATCCACCCTTCCCATTCAAAGCTAACATATATAATGAGATAATTTGTTAGTATAGGGAGTCAATAACAAGCACCCTTTCCTGTTTCCTTTGAAGGTTGTACTTTGTTATAGTTTAATTTGTATACTCCAGTCATGCAGGGTATCCCTCCTCCCCATTTGTCTGTTCAAATCAGTTTATCTGCTAGGAGATGGTATTTACACAATTTACACATTACTGTTAGACAGCAATGGAACAGTGTTTCAGTTATTTAAGCCTCATCAGACTTCTCGCCAAAGACTTGGGAAAACTGTGTGTGGGCGTCTGGCAGTAgcctggaaaaacaccagattttttaaaaatgcaatactgGAGCTGTTTTTCCCCAGTACTTTTGaatccctctctctcccttcttagGCTTCCTTCAAGTATGAGTCTTCCTGTCATCTGTGCTGATGAACAAGTATGCAGATTTGGGGAAGACGGAAACATTGCTATGAATATATAATTAAGGAGTTACATAAAATCGCGCATTCACTTCACATACTTCATTTTTCCTGTCATTATACTGCTTGCTTCAGAGTTTCACCATGGTCAAGAGATCCTAAAATTATGTTGGGGTGAAGGGAAGAAATCTAATGTCTCCTGCCTTCTAGCTTGTCAGATACATATCATtatatgttcattttttaaaaagtctttcatTTATTAGAACCATAATAAACATTTCAGCCATTTCTTGTTGCCATGAATCTGCATGTGTAATGAATGTAGGATTAGGCCATGTAGGATAAGGCCAGACACTTTTGTTTTCGTCACTTCCATTGCCTTAGCTGTTCCTGCCCAAAAAGTAAGCATTCTTTTCTTGAAGTACCTAAAAAGAAGACATATTTGTATCTACATGTAATGAGGCAGGTGCATTATAATTCCGGAAGCAGCAACTTAGAGGTCTTGCCTTTGGGACTCCTTACAATGTCTGGTGATGTAGTGAATGAGAAGAATGCCTTAGGTTATTCCTCATTTCTGTGGAGGGTGATGCATCTTACATAGTCTTTAGGATGATGCATTGTGCACTGTGTTGCACTAATGCTACTTGTGACTAGAAAACTCACTCTGAAAAACTGTTAAAGCTGAAACCTGTcagtattcacacacacaaaaaaatgcatGTGAGTATGTTTAGTAGTTATTGTTAGGAAAGCTCAGTCTTAAACGTTTGTGAACCCCTCCATCAAACATCAGAAAGTACGTAGTGTGAAGTGCAGCTCATAACTGCTTTCCCAAATTGTGAGGGAAGAGGAGCCCTTGGCATCAAATGTCTATCAAAAGCCCAAGTCTCCTCTTGTCCACTTGAGCCTTGAGAAAGCTTTGGGCTATGCTAACCAATGTGACGTTCCCCCTGAACTACAGAATGGGGACCAGGTAGCTCAACAGCATATTTTTGTTACTGTCAAACTTGACGATTGATCTTCCAAGTCCAATGAAATTCTTCACTTGAGAATTATGTAAATGATAATAGACCTCTTCCAATGTTTGTATGTCCATGATATtgaaggaaaaaggaatgtgATACCAGAGACTCTTAAGCTCTATGTTGTGTAAAGAGGTTGAAAGAAGGTGTGCATGGCTTGTAACAGTGTGTGGAAATTGTGAAATAAAGTAATTTTCCACAACTGTGTggcaatttttaaatgtttgcaaaATATGCTACATGTTTTTCTACATCCTCTGTGCTGGGTGAAGGGGCAATTGCCTTGTGAGCCGGTTAAATTAACATCTTGTAATTTCTGTGCCTTATCGGCTTGTTCTTGGAAATTAGATAGTGCTGTGGTCCATGTGCAATGGTGTACAACTCTAAAATAGCACTGGCTACTTTGTGAATAACAATTCTCATCTTGTGAGAGGGAATTGGTACCCTTCACTCAACATGCTGCCTTGTATGGTTATTTGCTTGAAAGCTATACTGTAGCTGTATGTCAGCATTTCATCCTGTGCCTGATCaaagttaaccccccccccccatggcactTGTCCTTTGTAGAGCTTCCATGTTACTTTAGACTGTAGTTTTAAGTTTCTGCAGAATCTGGCACAGAAAATACTTCTTGTGGGTTGCATTGCTTAATTTGAAAGGTATTATAACTGCTGATTCCCAGGTGTTTTAGGAGGAAGGCTTGGCATGGTACCCTCAGTTAGCCTGCCCCTCACTgccactatcatcatcatctgtatagCTGACAAGCAGGCAGTGGCAACTTACTACATACCAGTGCTGTTTGCTAATTTCCTCTGGTCAAGGGCCAGAGGTAGAGAAACAAACAATCTATGGTGAACAAGAAGAGCAAGTTTTAGGGAGCTTTTGTCAATGACCTCTTGATATCACAGGGCCTCTCATCAGGTGCCTAACCCCGGTGACTTTCGATACCCGAAGCCTAATAGTTGTATTTGCACAGCTGATTGGGTGTGTGGTTGATGGAACAAGAGATTTCAGGACTCTTTTATGCTTACCATGGATTCCTGTGTTCCTGCCCTTCTGGTTCATACATATCTCTTCCTACCTCCTTATTCTGTGCTTTCTTCCTGTTCTACTTACCAAATGTTGTTACAAGAATGATGCATAATGAATTCCTGAGTACTGAATTTGAATTTTCCTAGAAATCTAATCTCAATTTTTTTGCAAATGGACTTCATTTTTAGGCTGTGGGGAGCAAGCAACTGAAAATTATCCTGATGAGTAATGAGAAGAGGGGCCTAACCAAGTAACACTACTGCCTCAAGCAGATAGTCTATTGTGCCTTGTTAGAACATAGCATCTATCCCCACCCCCAACGTGAGCCCACCCTCTTTCAGATATATACGAAGTGTGTTTTCACAGATATCAAGGATTTCTCTCTGCATGTTTTCTGGTTAGCCTGAGGGTTTTTCATGTCTGTTGTATATACTATatctctgctttccttcctttcctggttACAGCTTGTGGCATACTCAACTCATTGAAACCTGTTCATGCTCTGGTTAAAAGATCTCAGGCTAAAAGGCCCTGGAGAAATGTTAGGTGCTGTAGTaggggggaaaataataatttaaaaaatcagcttcACAATATAAGGTGCAAGATTTGCAAATACCTTTTAGCACCTCTAAGAGAGGAGCCAACTGCCGATGAACCTAATGaataagaaaaaaggggggacatGGCATGGTAATACAAAGATATCAAAGCAGAGTGTTCCTGCTGTAACTTGCTAGAATGTAGACACCTGTCTCTACTCCCAGGAATGATAGGTGGATGTCTTCAATTGCTAAGGCTCATCAAAAAGTaaacagctccatcatgcctgcTGTGGACAACAGTGGATGGCCACGGATttccacacagattttttaaCTAGACCAGGAGTAGGCAACATCAGTGGGTTTGGAGGTAAACTTTCCCCTGGGCTAAAAATGTAAGGGTGGTGAATTCTTTTGGAACACGTTCAAGTTGCTCTTTACCATATGTTGAGAGCTATGTGAATTTCGTGCCAACTCTTACAAATTTGCAGCTAGCTGACCACAACCCATGTCCCCTGCATTTTTAGGTAAAGGAATACGAAAGACAACTGTTTGCACAGATACTTCAGCGAGGAAAGGGTGGTAAAAAAAACTTGGCTAATAAAGCCATGGAGTCTGCATTTAGAAAGAATATGAGTTGAAATAGTAGTGACATGTTTTTCCAGGTGATGCACAAGTTTGAGATAGTACCTAGGACTTCTGGGATGAAAAAA
It includes:
- the LOC121931331 gene encoding mitochondrial dynamics protein MID51, translating into MAGAGERKGKKDDNGIGTAIDFVLSNARLVLGVGGAAMLGIATLAVKRMYDRAISAPASPTRLSHSGKRSWEEPSWLGSSSRLLNQDMKTNLSRSLQTLPTDPSAFETDSMKPMRHKSPAKKSQVELKKSRLRMSLQEKLLAYYRRKVAIPAEEQAKAKQAAVDICAELRGFLRAKLPDMPLREMYLSGSLCDDLQVVTADHIQLIVPLVLEQNLWSCIPGEDTIMNVPGFCLVRRENPEYFPRGSSYWDRCVVGGYLSPRAVSDTFEKVVSGSINWPAIGTLLDYVIRPAPPLESLMLEVQYERDRRLIIDFLPSVTIGDTFLVAKPHRLAQYDNLWRLSLRPAETARLRALDQADSGCRSLCLKILKAICKLNPALGHLSASQLTNVILHQTQEETDWSQDVLADRFLQALRELIGYLEAGILLSALNPKVNLFSELTPEEVDELGYTLYSSLSEPEVLLQT